The following are from one region of the Geoalkalibacter subterraneus genome:
- a CDS encoding CxxxxCH/CxxCH domain c-type cytochrome, with the protein MIGWTIFVLVLALLPAETVRAIEVHNFDCKNCHKLGVSYNELGNSTTNVCLECHKDNPPSVTMLDGFSATPTGVFAPTDASNVMGSYPTGLAEGSGSRSQSSHIWAARDVNEAAGAKAPSNRYFYGRYGISTGKVTCQRCHDPHSRDATNTKILRLGTGSREQMCIDCHAPWNIDNTDHGLLSHPMVADYAAVQGAVANEGKYRAPADVATQGGEVVLVDGKVSCSSCHGVHFTDSDGTTLDGPGQTLSAGDGKLLKADGPAGNDKSMLCQACHTYKAHGSTNETVGCLVCHSGHAYNGGNPNYYVLRGQTETTTYGAVNSLAYTDLTADLGGTSTTAQLWAGSAGSADGYCERCHGDLTSMPGSSRTHVEGEDCLECHAHNGDGMTYAFEANCTDCHGWPPSADSGGGPEGYAFVDAPEPEGRNYSQDADYKPESTTAHTTHTGSTSDYGLSCGSCHDDDFGATHNDGNNQNVFTGSSPHVVSGAGGVLRPVYDKTGAGTCSSVYCHSNGGKRNASGTKQAADFNTVAVTWTGESITSCAACHGNDSVAMGTSNNSPRHIPHLDRGYSCNICHQATAASATALAAGAAGGSHVDGEVDIVFDSSYSLGAGLMGSGSYDAVAGTCAVYCHSDGKGNYASADWDLASGGACDFCHGHDAGSANPLTSGSHATHIDDSDNEIGRSLGCVECHSNTVSDNNTIGTAANHIDGAFTLGIRMDGNKSDCTNIYCHSNGNAGNLVYRDRAWGSAPIFCDGCHGDGNGKAYPAYANGGIGHVDANSHEAHAGNAGFNCAECHSTTATGNGLKTGGTLTHLNETIDVSGPQFAWDPATGTCSNIACHFDNGAKWGDTLTCTSCHNNGTDDGNLVNAVPAASSAIHAIHYNAAATYVGGCDGCHGGGASTGSHAGHADLSRTLVNLTYSDVDKNCTNACHLAAPVNLWSAGQSLACSDCHGSGKSLDSGDNPPSSGSHAAHVVSAAGAYGSTANSSTADTYDFGCGKCHGSDDINHIDGTLTVVDVGWTGTVCNQSYCHSNGAYDNGDPATTRREYVASPQWLGGTFSGDRCAACHLNSPDTGAHHEHEVGFHYDAVYSGLAGFLPVLDTDPVPAGLTYTVLSEVRGHGGRLDDGITSTSTVLSCQVCHNATVTVWYNDNNTTCAACHVGGAAPPKGQMTIADKSRHVNGVRDVQFFNQKVRSKAQLSDMVPDLPGPNVDWTEILELQQSWVRINGYKAADGSSYDESPDTLLSTGLFDNGTGEIGGDVANPTCLVSCHLTNKFISDNNLDKEPVGWFDGGRMCIDCHTRLPR; encoded by the coding sequence ATGATTGGATGGACAATTTTTGTGCTTGTGCTGGCATTGCTTCCGGCCGAAACGGTGCGGGCCATCGAGGTGCACAATTTTGATTGCAAAAATTGTCATAAACTCGGTGTTTCCTACAACGAGTTGGGCAACTCCACCACCAATGTCTGCCTTGAGTGCCACAAGGACAATCCCCCTTCGGTCACTATGCTCGACGGCTTCAGTGCAACTCCGACAGGTGTGTTCGCGCCAACAGATGCCAGCAACGTCATGGGATCCTACCCGACGGGGTTGGCGGAAGGCAGCGGGTCGCGCTCTCAGTCCTCCCACATCTGGGCAGCGCGCGACGTCAATGAGGCCGCGGGGGCCAAGGCGCCGAGCAATCGTTATTTCTACGGGCGCTACGGCATCTCTACCGGCAAAGTGACCTGCCAGCGCTGCCATGACCCGCACAGCCGCGATGCCACCAATACCAAAATTCTGCGGCTCGGCACCGGCAGCCGTGAGCAGATGTGCATCGACTGTCACGCGCCCTGGAATATCGACAATACGGATCACGGCCTGTTGAGTCATCCCATGGTCGCTGATTATGCTGCTGTGCAGGGAGCGGTAGCCAACGAGGGCAAATACCGCGCCCCTGCAGATGTCGCGACACAGGGCGGCGAGGTTGTTCTTGTGGATGGCAAGGTCTCCTGTTCTTCATGTCACGGAGTGCATTTCACCGATTCGGACGGCACGACACTTGATGGTCCAGGGCAGACTCTGAGTGCCGGCGACGGCAAATTGCTCAAAGCCGATGGTCCGGCTGGGAATGATAAGTCGATGCTGTGCCAGGCCTGCCATACCTATAAAGCTCATGGCAGCACGAACGAAACGGTGGGCTGCCTGGTGTGTCACAGCGGGCATGCCTACAACGGCGGTAACCCCAATTACTATGTCCTGCGCGGGCAGACCGAGACAACTACCTACGGGGCGGTCAATTCCCTGGCTTACACCGATTTGACGGCCGATCTCGGGGGCACCTCGACCACCGCCCAACTGTGGGCGGGCAGCGCCGGCAGCGCCGATGGTTACTGCGAGCGCTGTCATGGGGATCTGACGTCCATGCCCGGCAGCAGCAGGACTCATGTGGAAGGCGAGGATTGCCTGGAGTGCCATGCCCACAATGGCGATGGGATGACCTACGCCTTCGAGGCCAACTGTACCGATTGCCACGGCTGGCCGCCGAGCGCCGACTCCGGTGGAGGGCCAGAAGGGTACGCTTTTGTCGACGCGCCCGAACCGGAAGGCCGTAATTATTCCCAGGATGCCGATTACAAACCCGAAAGCACCACAGCCCATACGACGCACACCGGTTCGACAAGTGACTACGGGCTTTCCTGCGGCAGTTGCCATGATGACGACTTTGGCGCCACACACAACGACGGCAACAATCAGAATGTTTTCACCGGCAGCTCTCCCCATGTTGTATCCGGAGCGGGCGGCGTCCTGCGCCCGGTTTACGATAAGACGGGCGCGGGAACCTGCTCCAGCGTCTACTGCCACAGCAACGGCGGAAAGCGAAACGCCTCCGGCACAAAACAAGCTGCTGATTTTAACACTGTTGCAGTGACCTGGACTGGCGAGAGCATCACCTCCTGCGCGGCCTGCCACGGTAACGACAGTGTCGCCATGGGTACAAGCAACAACTCGCCCCGTCACATCCCGCACCTCGATCGGGGCTATTCCTGCAATATCTGCCATCAGGCCACCGCCGCCAGCGCCACCGCTCTGGCCGCCGGCGCGGCAGGCGGGAGCCATGTCGACGGCGAGGTCGATATCGTTTTCGACTCGTCCTACAGTCTTGGAGCAGGCCTTATGGGCAGCGGTAGCTATGACGCGGTTGCCGGCACCTGCGCGGTTTATTGCCATTCGGACGGCAAGGGGAACTATGCTTCTGCCGATTGGGATCTCGCTTCGGGTGGAGCCTGTGACTTCTGTCACGGGCATGACGCCGGGTCCGCCAACCCGCTGACTTCCGGCAGCCACGCTACGCATATCGACGACAGCGACAACGAGATCGGCCGCAGTCTGGGCTGTGTCGAGTGTCACAGCAATACGGTCAGCGACAACAACACTATCGGCACTGCGGCCAATCACATCGACGGCGCCTTCACCCTCGGCATCCGGATGGATGGGAACAAGTCCGACTGCACCAATATCTACTGTCACAGCAACGGCAACGCCGGCAACCTGGTATACCGCGACCGGGCCTGGGGAAGCGCCCCCATCTTCTGCGACGGCTGTCATGGCGACGGAAACGGCAAAGCCTATCCCGCGTATGCCAATGGCGGCATCGGCCATGTCGATGCCAACAGCCACGAAGCTCATGCGGGTAACGCCGGTTTCAACTGCGCAGAGTGCCATAGCACTACCGCGACGGGCAATGGTCTCAAGACCGGCGGGACGCTGACGCATCTCAATGAAACCATCGATGTCTCCGGCCCCCAGTTCGCCTGGGACCCGGCGACTGGAACCTGCAGCAACATCGCCTGCCATTTTGACAATGGTGCGAAGTGGGGTGACACTCTGACCTGCACCTCCTGCCACAACAACGGCACCGATGACGGAAACCTGGTCAATGCGGTTCCGGCAGCAAGTAGCGCCATCCACGCAATCCATTACAATGCGGCGGCCACTTACGTGGGCGGTTGCGACGGCTGCCACGGCGGCGGCGCATCAACCGGCAGCCATGCGGGTCATGCCGACCTCAGCAGAACCCTGGTCAACCTGACCTACTCCGATGTCGACAAAAACTGCACCAATGCCTGTCACCTGGCCGCTCCGGTCAATCTGTGGAGCGCCGGCCAGAGCCTGGCCTGCAGTGACTGCCACGGCTCGGGTAAATCCCTTGACTCTGGGGACAACCCGCCGAGCAGCGGTTCCCATGCCGCCCATGTCGTCAGCGCTGCGGGCGCCTATGGCTCGACGGCGAACTCATCGACGGCCGACACGTACGACTTCGGCTGCGGTAAATGTCACGGCAGCGATGACATCAACCATATCGACGGCACCCTGACGGTGGTCGACGTCGGCTGGACGGGGACTGTCTGCAACCAGAGCTACTGCCACTCCAACGGCGCCTACGACAACGGCGACCCCGCCACCACCCGGCGCGAGTATGTCGCTTCGCCCCAGTGGCTGGGCGGCACCTTCAGCGGCGACCGGTGCGCGGCCTGTCACCTGAATTCGCCGGATACCGGTGCCCATCATGAGCATGAAGTCGGCTTCCACTACGACGCGGTTTACAGCGGTCTTGCCGGGTTTCTGCCGGTGCTCGACACGGACCCCGTGCCGGCCGGGCTCACTTATACCGTTCTCAGTGAAGTCCGCGGCCACGGCGGTCGCCTGGATGACGGTATCACCTCCACCTCCACTGTTCTGAGCTGCCAGGTCTGCCACAATGCCACGGTCACGGTCTGGTACAACGATAACAACACCACCTGCGCCGCATGCCATGTGGGTGGTGCCGCGCCGCCCAAGGGCCAGATGACCATCGCCGATAAGAGCAGGCACGTCAACGGTGTCCGCGATGTGCAGTTCTTCAATCAGAAGGTGCGCTCCAAAGCGCAGCTGAGCGATATGGTGCCCGATTTGCCCGGGCCCAATGTCGATTGGACGGAGATCCTCGAACTTCAGCAGAGCTGGGTGCGCATCAACGGCTACAAGGCCGCCGACGGATCGAGCTATGACGAGTCGCCCGACACCCTTCTCAGCACCGGTCTTTTCGATAACGGGACCGGCGAGATCGGCGGAGACGTTGCCAACCCGACCTGTCTGGTTTCATGCCACCTGACCAACAAGTTCATCTCCGACAACAACCTCGACAAGGAACCTGTCGGGTGGTTTGACGGCGGGCGGATGTGCATCGACTGTCATACGCGCCTGCCGCGATAG
- a CDS encoding CxxxxCH/CxxCH domain c-type cytochrome, producing the protein MSFAHTDVQSKACCSGRNRRKGFLGALTLILLLSLTSFSQAAIPDVPASGAYIEAEDYVGMGAPNPWAWEFQSSVTGFQGTGYLYTTNGGTGTTPNGSRVDFPVNFLEAGTYQIWLRGRDQDGAGGGDSTFWGMDGTVLGALTQAGDNRWEWTTRLQNGTNQVTINAPGGHTLNLWPRETGQHTDSIFIIRTDKPLPDNLSEGSAAGVPTGHTALDFSQTGPGAGYITIADGQKVNGDTIDLVTGKIDGNDLVYDTDLSGLTYRPLLPPSDGFNGYAVGSKWTKVDVGGDTTPDPVIDNSGVLHLTGSGQNIWNRSDYFTYLYQNGIRGDFSIDVHVKNLQNTNGYAKAGIMVRQSLAGNSQHAMALMTYSNGAGFYRRTTAGANSQNTLAAGQTTPKWVRITREGNTFTGYYSADGVSWNLIGSDTVVMSDPVIIGLGVTSADANQDNTAQFDNFLFTDTVMGATSGWTDVTTPFGAVAAGWGTDPGVPEERAMALKSGGTLAVNTFTYSSCVDTTPSSITIPAGQIVSGGSVSLPSLFDTEGNVAGFTYQINGVGANNPWNSNAFGTDTPEDVTLTVRGSDPDCGGSLHSASATITVDNTCQDSTPSTLTIATGQSTGGRSVDLTTLFTKTGDVGSFTYEINGVPVTSPWNSTALVPVNSDGSVTLTVSGIDPNDDCPEKPDILIEASNTIYVDNRCTGVDPTVLFDDSPKYVASGKQVAYTVTVFNNDGLICDPMDVTLSLVGDSNLSDFDASILMGGTQSVLPRDSRTWEMIVGAREDVPEWQENTTTVRATIDSDPNGHVHTAVDASTKTVVFLVSPITHNSITTKSSKWGGNWGTSDAGSKYGNFTCLTCHEKNSPNVKWMRETIATPDGSNWESTGTNSVTVVFNDARDGSSDWGNDDPYGLDGADFDNNGGPGRTSSNRSCEVCHSQTLYHRYDTSGQAELAHFNDRACIDCHRHDEGFTADCTNCHGNPPIDDSHGGPWGLADVPGVTGSVTAGTHYKHVVVLNYPCTYCHANYRGVDQMPHQNAESGLYDINHTFNVFDSPESGATAGHYTGQDGVSYEGVIVAPGQGTLSCESIYCHGGTDNMGGSNPQWNGNIACDSCHGTSATNTPPGYSHTTHVGKMGIACTVCHGMEVGNTTQDNPGLVGHEGANVKGHVNGSVHIDLSLLQDPPYNNSNPTYRGQTLWNSGTLAPSAEYGTCSNIACHYNTETPVWNDGPATCVTCHNNTGESGGPAQTSWRVGTIGINNAAPNTGNHDEHCDPADGIDTAMIGAFVNKCDSCHGAGANSGEHVGHIDFTTDFAGGFTYDDVDGSCANSCHYTDATYNWGSVGALPCHYCHMPRTDGSGGAYIGPTVVNPDGTGFDGRDGDGNGTYWTGYGSHLKKTRGETLGAGTNWDAQCQICHPYHEGGVEVPLPPSNWTAASGTSSPQMGSNMQEKLGLQFPVTGGIHLKPYSGAASEAEVCWNCHGTDDTINEWGFNTDTAPGFPNSQNIWSGPSHNYGHLYSDAGWTTQTPYWVDTNGKGMYRKDYYQHSTQTTPSYVLSQRISSVHSVNFELGENEASSVKLNINADGTVKRDNTQTLEARDKIRCTYCHDVHDMNRALVNDLTQENSSGPPYLRGTWMGNPYGPDMPPISGYTYPTDGGYHNRGNRFASFSSDNNNRGNMVFSAAVPRLFVDTQQNKGGYFIDQNSGWPTDGRTLEDTAGICVMCHGGNVDNLDYYTNASMWRTGTVNGHSNAVLGGTGANKRDIFDARRGGTGRMWMAAQEGVNIRQYGKNPPGGGYQPRSIGPFRGVFYTSGNKPAKDRAAGAPPRNTGWYGGTVGSTTRGGQYNAWYSASGIGTHGGPSGRAHDFTCSKCHTPHASGLPALLITNCLDANVSNWSSGNAGPNQTGQAPNTANTCHRKSSTTTGWNKLAPGQ; encoded by the coding sequence ATGAGTTTTGCACATACGGACGTTCAATCGAAAGCCTGCTGCTCCGGCCGGAACCGGAGGAAAGGGTTTCTGGGCGCCTTGACTTTGATACTGTTGTTGAGTCTGACATCCTTTTCGCAGGCCGCGATCCCTGATGTGCCTGCCAGCGGCGCCTATATCGAGGCCGAAGACTACGTCGGCATGGGGGCGCCCAACCCCTGGGCCTGGGAATTTCAAAGCAGCGTTACCGGTTTTCAGGGCACGGGCTATCTTTACACCACCAACGGCGGGACCGGCACCACGCCCAACGGCTCACGCGTTGATTTCCCGGTGAACTTTCTCGAAGCCGGCACCTATCAGATTTGGCTGCGGGGTCGGGATCAGGATGGCGCCGGCGGCGGCGATTCGACTTTCTGGGGGATGGACGGCACTGTGCTGGGGGCATTGACCCAAGCCGGCGACAACCGGTGGGAGTGGACCACCCGCCTGCAGAACGGCACCAACCAGGTGACCATCAACGCGCCCGGGGGCCACACCCTCAATCTGTGGCCGCGCGAGACGGGGCAGCACACCGACAGTATCTTCATCATCCGCACCGATAAGCCGCTGCCGGATAACCTTTCCGAAGGCAGCGCCGCCGGAGTGCCCACCGGCCACACCGCCTTGGATTTCTCGCAGACCGGGCCCGGCGCAGGCTATATCACCATCGCCGACGGCCAGAAGGTCAACGGCGACACGATCGATCTGGTCACCGGCAAAATCGACGGCAATGATCTGGTCTACGACACCGATCTCTCCGGGCTCACCTACCGCCCCCTGCTCCCGCCCAGCGATGGGTTCAACGGCTATGCCGTCGGGTCCAAGTGGACCAAGGTCGACGTGGGCGGTGACACCACCCCCGATCCCGTCATCGACAACAGCGGTGTTCTGCATCTGACCGGCAGCGGGCAGAACATCTGGAACCGCAGCGATTATTTCACCTACCTTTACCAGAACGGCATCAGGGGCGATTTCAGCATCGACGTCCATGTGAAAAACCTTCAGAATACCAACGGCTATGCCAAGGCGGGGATCATGGTGCGCCAGAGCCTTGCGGGCAACAGCCAGCACGCCATGGCGCTGATGACCTACAGCAACGGGGCCGGCTTTTACCGCCGCACCACTGCCGGCGCCAATTCACAGAATACGCTTGCCGCGGGCCAGACCACACCCAAATGGGTGCGCATCACCCGCGAGGGAAATACCTTCACCGGTTACTATTCGGCGGACGGGGTGAGCTGGAACCTGATCGGCAGTGATACCGTGGTCATGAGCGATCCGGTGATTATCGGCCTCGGTGTCACCTCCGCCGACGCCAACCAGGACAACACCGCCCAGTTCGACAACTTCCTGTTCACTGACACGGTGATGGGCGCCACCAGCGGCTGGACCGACGTCACCACCCCCTTCGGCGCCGTGGCCGCGGGCTGGGGAACCGACCCCGGCGTGCCTGAAGAAAGAGCCATGGCGCTCAAATCCGGCGGGACGCTGGCCGTCAACACCTTCACCTACAGCTCCTGCGTGGACACCACCCCGTCGAGCATCACCATCCCGGCGGGTCAGATCGTCTCCGGCGGTTCGGTCAGTCTGCCCAGTCTCTTTGACACAGAGGGCAACGTCGCTGGGTTCACCTATCAGATCAACGGCGTCGGCGCCAACAACCCCTGGAACAGCAACGCCTTCGGCACCGATACCCCAGAGGACGTGACCTTGACGGTGCGCGGCAGCGACCCCGACTGCGGCGGTTCGCTTCATTCAGCCAGCGCAACCATCACCGTCGACAACACCTGTCAGGATTCAACACCCTCAACCCTCACCATCGCCACCGGGCAAAGCACCGGCGGCCGGTCCGTGGATCTGACCACCCTCTTCACTAAAACCGGTGACGTGGGCTCATTCACCTACGAGATCAACGGGGTTCCTGTTACCAGCCCCTGGAACAGCACCGCCCTGGTGCCGGTCAACAGTGACGGCTCCGTCACCCTGACCGTGAGCGGCATCGACCCCAATGACGATTGCCCGGAAAAACCCGATATTCTCATTGAAGCCTCCAACACGATTTATGTCGACAATCGCTGCACCGGCGTCGATCCCACGGTACTATTCGACGACAGCCCCAAATACGTGGCCTCCGGCAAGCAGGTCGCCTATACGGTGACGGTTTTCAACAACGACGGGCTGATCTGCGATCCGATGGATGTCACCCTGAGCCTGGTGGGCGACAGCAATCTCAGCGATTTCGACGCCTCTATTCTCATGGGCGGTACCCAGAGCGTTTTGCCGCGCGACTCCAGAACCTGGGAGATGATCGTCGGCGCGAGAGAGGACGTGCCGGAATGGCAGGAGAACACCACCACGGTGCGGGCTACCATCGACAGCGATCCTAACGGACATGTCCACACTGCCGTGGATGCGAGCACCAAAACCGTCGTCTTTCTGGTCTCGCCCATCACCCACAACAGCATCACTACCAAATCGAGCAAATGGGGGGGCAACTGGGGCACCAGCGACGCGGGTAGCAAGTACGGAAACTTCACCTGCCTGACCTGCCACGAGAAGAACTCCCCCAATGTCAAATGGATGCGCGAAACCATCGCCACCCCCGACGGCAGCAACTGGGAGAGCACCGGCACGAATTCGGTCACCGTCGTTTTCAACGATGCCCGTGACGGATCCTCCGACTGGGGCAATGACGACCCCTACGGGCTCGACGGAGCCGATTTCGACAACAACGGCGGACCCGGTCGCACCTCCTCCAACCGCAGCTGCGAGGTCTGTCATTCGCAGACCCTCTATCATCGCTACGACACCAGCGGGCAGGCGGAGCTGGCCCATTTCAACGACCGCGCCTGCATCGACTGCCATCGCCATGACGAGGGTTTTACCGCCGACTGCACCAACTGTCACGGCAACCCGCCCATCGACGATAGCCACGGCGGCCCCTGGGGGCTGGCCGATGTGCCGGGTGTGACCGGCTCGGTCACGGCCGGCACCCATTACAAGCACGTGGTGGTGCTCAACTACCCCTGCACCTATTGCCACGCCAACTACCGGGGCGTTGATCAGATGCCCCATCAGAACGCAGAGTCCGGTCTTTACGACATCAATCACACCTTCAATGTTTTTGATTCGCCGGAGTCCGGGGCCACCGCCGGCCACTACACCGGCCAGGACGGCGTGTCCTATGAAGGCGTCATCGTCGCGCCGGGACAGGGCACCCTGTCCTGCGAAAGCATCTACTGCCACGGCGGCACCGACAACATGGGCGGCTCCAACCCCCAGTGGAACGGCAACATCGCCTGCGATTCCTGCCACGGTACCAGCGCCACCAACACCCCGCCGGGCTACAGCCACACCACCCACGTCGGCAAGATGGGCATCGCCTGCACGGTGTGTCACGGCATGGAGGTGGGCAACACCACTCAGGACAACCCGGGGCTGGTTGGACATGAAGGCGCCAACGTCAAGGGGCATGTCAACGGTAGCGTGCATATCGACCTGAGTCTGCTGCAGGATCCCCCCTACAACAACAGCAACCCCACTTATCGCGGGCAGACCCTGTGGAACTCTGGCACCCTGGCGCCCAGCGCCGAATACGGGACCTGCAGCAACATCGCCTGCCATTACAACACCGAGACCCCGGTGTGGAACGACGGGCCCGCCACCTGCGTCACCTGTCACAACAACACCGGTGAAAGCGGCGGGCCGGCGCAGACAAGCTGGCGGGTCGGGACCATCGGCATCAACAACGCCGCGCCCAACACCGGCAACCACGACGAGCACTGCGATCCCGCCGATGGGATCGACACCGCCATGATCGGCGCCTTCGTCAACAAGTGCGACAGCTGCCACGGTGCCGGCGCCAACAGCGGCGAACATGTGGGGCATATCGATTTCACGACGGATTTTGCCGGCGGTTTCACGTATGATGATGTTGACGGCAGCTGCGCCAACTCCTGTCACTACACCGATGCCACCTACAATTGGGGGTCGGTCGGCGCTCTGCCCTGCCATTACTGCCACATGCCGCGCACCGACGGCAGCGGCGGGGCTTACATCGGGCCCACCGTCGTCAATCCGGACGGAACCGGCTTCGACGGGCGCGATGGAGACGGCAACGGCACCTATTGGACCGGTTACGGCTCGCACCTGAAGAAAACCAGGGGCGAGACTCTCGGCGCCGGCACCAATTGGGACGCCCAGTGCCAGATCTGTCATCCCTACCACGAGGGGGGTGTGGAAGTGCCGCTGCCGCCCTCCAACTGGACGGCCGCTTCCGGAACCTCCAGCCCGCAGATGGGCAGCAACATGCAGGAAAAACTCGGCCTGCAGTTCCCGGTCACCGGGGGTATTCATCTCAAGCCTTATAGCGGGGCGGCCAGCGAGGCGGAAGTGTGCTGGAATTGCCACGGAACGGACGACACCATCAATGAATGGGGATTCAATACCGACACGGCGCCCGGTTTCCCCAACAGCCAGAACATCTGGAGCGGGCCGTCCCACAATTACGGCCATCTCTACAGCGATGCGGGCTGGACCACCCAGACCCCCTACTGGGTCGACACCAACGGCAAGGGCATGTACCGTAAGGACTATTACCAGCACTCCACCCAGACCACGCCGAGTTACGTTCTGAGCCAGCGCATCAGCTCGGTGCATTCCGTCAATTTCGAGCTGGGTGAAAACGAGGCTTCGAGCGTGAAGCTCAACATCAATGCCGATGGCACGGTGAAGCGCGACAACACCCAGACCCTCGAAGCGCGTGACAAAATCCGCTGCACCTATTGCCATGACGTGCATGACATGAACCGGGCGCTGGTCAATGACCTGACTCAGGAAAACTCTTCCGGCCCCCCCTACCTGCGCGGCACCTGGATGGGCAATCCCTATGGGCCGGATATGCCGCCGATTTCCGGGTATACCTATCCCACCGACGGAGGCTACCACAACCGCGGCAACCGCTTCGCCTCCTTCAGCAGCGATAACAACAATCGCGGCAACATGGTCTTCAGCGCGGCGGTGCCGCGCCTCTTCGTCGACACCCAGCAGAACAAGGGCGGCTATTTCATCGACCAGAACAGCGGCTGGCCGACTGACGGACGTACCCTGGAGGACACGGCGGGGATCTGCGTCATGTGCCACGGCGGCAACGTCGACAACCTAGATTATTATACAAATGCCAGCATGTGGCGCACCGGTACGGTCAACGGCCACAGCAACGCCGTCCTCGGCGGGACGGGCGCCAACAAACGCGACATCTTCGATGCGCGCCGCGGCGGAACCGGGCGCATGTGGATGGCGGCCCAGGAAGGCGTGAATATAAGACAATACGGGAAAAACCCGCCGGGAGGCGGCTATCAGCCGCGATCGATCGGCCCCTTCCGCGGCGTTTTCTACACTAGTGGCAATAAGCCGGCCAAGGATCGCGCCGCGGGTGCTCCGCCGCGAAACACCGGCTGGTACGGCGGCACCGTCGGCAGCACGACGCGCGGCGGCCAATACAACGCCTGGTACAGCGCATCGGGCATCGGGACGCACGGCGGTCCCAGCGGCAGGGCGCACGATTTTACCTGCTCCAAGTGCCACACGCCCCATGCTTCCGGCCTGCCGGCGCTGCTGATCACCAACTGCCTCGATGCCAATGTGTCCAACTGGAGCAGCGGCAATGCGGGACCCAATCAAACCGGCCAGGCACCCAACACCGCCAACACCTGTCACCGCAAGAGCAGCACCACCACGGGCTGGAACAAGCTGGCGCCGGGGCAGTAA
- a CDS encoding MSCRAMM family protein produces the protein MTLDCIGDKPGRVQRLLLVMMFFFGGLLFSGPGHCERPTAITGKLTTGAGKTPVVGAVVKAWPVGEALTGEAPHVAAETAQDGHFRLSLPPGDYFVLAEGAGLYAFYGRNPLNVPDGGVAGLNLSMISREVPPAHIDARVETGFLGRLTHDGKPLEGAIVTVYADARGAFRGMGLGWAAPTDAAGFFEAPLPPGSYYLVARKRNGEHLRGPLQAGDFFGYFPDNPVRIREGKVVDVSFALVEIPEKIRLQGEEMFGDTSIRGQVLDGTGQTVAGVKVMLYGDPMMMQRPLYVSHPTNKKGEFVLSFPRGGRYWLVARDDLGGHPRPGQFYGRYSDSLDGSIYIRTGQKFEGVRIRGEILN, from the coding sequence GTGACTTTGGATTGCATCGGCGATAAACCCGGCAGGGTTCAGCGACTGCTGCTGGTGATGATGTTCTTTTTCGGCGGTCTTTTGTTCAGCGGCCCCGGGCACTGTGAACGACCGACGGCAATCACCGGCAAGCTGACCACGGGCGCGGGAAAAACGCCCGTGGTCGGCGCCGTGGTCAAAGCCTGGCCTGTAGGAGAGGCTTTGACCGGCGAGGCGCCCCATGTTGCCGCCGAAACGGCGCAAGACGGGCATTTTCGGCTGTCTCTTCCCCCCGGCGACTATTTTGTTCTCGCCGAGGGCGCGGGCCTCTACGCGTTTTACGGACGCAACCCGCTGAACGTGCCCGATGGGGGCGTGGCCGGCCTGAATCTGAGCATGATTTCGCGCGAAGTCCCGCCGGCTCACATCGATGCCCGCGTCGAAACCGGGTTTCTGGGTCGTCTGACTCATGACGGCAAGCCCCTCGAAGGCGCAATCGTCACGGTCTATGCCGATGCCCGCGGCGCATTTCGCGGGATGGGCCTGGGGTGGGCGGCGCCGACGGATGCGGCGGGCTTTTTCGAAGCGCCGCTACCGCCGGGTTCCTACTACCTGGTGGCGCGCAAGCGCAATGGCGAGCATCTGAGGGGGCCGCTGCAGGCGGGGGATTTCTTCGGATATTTCCCTGATAATCCGGTCCGGATACGGGAAGGGAAGGTGGTCGACGTGTCTTTTGCTCTTGTGGAGATCCCCGAAAAAATCAGGCTGCAGGGTGAAGAGATGTTCGGTGACACCAGCATCCGCGGGCAGGTGCTCGACGGCACGGGACAGACGGTGGCAGGTGTCAAGGTGATGCTCTACGGTGACCCGATGATGATGCAGCGCCCGCTGTACGTGTCGCATCCGACCAATAAAAAAGGCGAGTTTGTTCTCTCTTTCCCCCGCGGGGGGCGCTACTGGCTGGTGGCGCGGGACGATCTGGGCGGGCACCCGCGGCCCGGTCAGTTTTATGGCCGGTATTCGGACTCTCTGGATGGTTCGATCTACATCCGCACCGGACAGAAGTTCGAAGGCGTTCGCATCAGAGGAGAGATTCTCAACTAG